attgatttgtattttttatttttttatgtgcaCGTTTAATTCATGtcctaatttttatatatttagctTGTTtctctaaaataaaaaaaaaataacaagagcaattattattattattatctttgcacaattttttgaagaaaaaaatttaCCATAAATTAGTAGATGATGATTGCAATctcttatatattattttaattataataaaattttaaccattttatttttgcatttttttaagaaaaaaaatactaACGTAATCATTAGATGATGAATGtcaattaacttttaaattttcatgttaatctttaaaataaaataaataactcAATTTTAGTTTGAAGGAAAATGCAGTCCTCCTCAATCAATtagtttaagttttttttttaattttttaattttaatttttctattttacttaaaatatattaattttcattatcatAGTACTAAACAAGTCTGTATATAAAAATGATGTAATATATAagagttattaaaatttattattactaaaaaaaatagatattttctattagttaaaaattaatcatttattttttaaaattcataaaaaaaagaggtagctttttttttctctttccaataaaattatatttatataatcttgatttaactaaaattttaatcttaatattactCAATATTTGATTTTTTTCAAATTACTCAAAACTAAGTTAAAATCATAGAACAGATCATCTACTTTATTTATAAAGCTAttcatttgaatttgaattttatttttatttttattatctttaaaatttaaattataaaatattttagaaaATTAAGAATATTATGTATTATTATTAATAGAATTACTTATACGTAAAATATGTATAAATTCCCTCCCATTCAtactttatatatattaattatatattacagaTACCAATTATAATatcatattataaattaattacaaaaataatatgttaatagaaaaaattaaattatatattattttatttattaatatattctcttattatttatatttttcatatattatactaaagaaataaattttaataatcaaccTTAGAATAAAAAAAGGTTATaaaaaacaaatttaaatttcaatagagtattcattttttttttgaaatataaaaattaccCAAAAAGGTAAAATTTTGgctttttagttaattttttaaataaaaatctatcaaattaaaaaaaaagtgcatttctcacttttttggcaattttttttttaaaatccacGTAAATTTATTTGAAAACATGAAAGCAAGGATTTCTTTTACAAAAAAGAGAAtatcattttctcattttagtttttttttaacaaaattttattttgaattgtaataaaaaaaattttatgttaAGTATAGGGagaattaaaaatttcaaatttatataaattttaaaattaatttaaataataaaattttaaaataaattaattcttaaTCAAAATACTTTAAGAAATCAAAGAGAAAGCAACTATGTAGAGTTTCAAACATAAATATGAAAACCGCGTCGTGGAAATCATGCTTTCCAATGAAAGCCTCTATGGCACCCTCCCATCTGAACTCTCTGCCCTCTCGCACCTCCAAATGCTCTATCTCCAGCAGAACCATCTTTCCAACTATGTAGCTTATTCTAACCCAAAGTATTTGATTTGATCGATTGTAGTGAGTTGGAATCCTCATCTTCTTCATAAAAGAATATGAACAtactaatttttcttattaaatttttgCTTAGGCCATATTCATCATAGATGAGATTTATGGTCCACTCATTTTGTGTATACAGTTCATTTGATAACGATATTATGTTGTATTTTATTAGTCAAACTTTGAATATTGGTTGCACCCTTTttgtttttctctctttttcaatTTGTTGCTGCAAATTTCTTAAGAGTTGAGTCTTGACCTCAAACAACACGCTATGACTCTCTGCTTCCACCTCAGGCTCAGCCTCTGCCTTTTAAGTTTTCTTGTTACTCTCTGTGTTTCGAAAACACACTGGTTCAGTTCTTCACCTGGCATCTTCTCTCCCACGCAATGCTTCACCCATTCTTTTCTCTGTCATTCCTGTCTCTCCTTTTTTCTACTACCATAGCAGATGACTCCATCGCCATGTCAAAGCTAGCCACTGCCCTCGACCTCAGCGTCCCCCAGAGCTGGGCCACCGATAACAACGCTGATTACTGCAAGTGGAATGGGATCGGATGCGACGCCTCCAACCGCGTCGTAGAAATCATGCTTTCCAATGAAAATCTCTATGGCACCCTCCCATCTGAACTCTCTACCCTCTCGCACCTCCAAATACTCTATCTCCAGCAGAACCATCTTTCCGGTCCTCTCCCTTCTCTCGCCAATCTAAGCTTGCTCCAAGAACTACGTCTTGAAGATAACAGCTTTAGTTTTATCCCTCAAGGCTTCTTTCAAGGACTTACCAGCTTGACTGACTTTCGCATAAGCCAGAATACAAATTTAGATCCTTGGACTATCCCTGTTCATATTGCTGAATCTGGAAGTCTAATAATTTTCGAGGCAACTCAAGCTAACATTGAGGGGACTATACCTGACATGTTTGCCTCGCTTCCAGGATTGCAGAATCTGGACCTAGCTTACAACAATTTGACAGGAACTTTGCCTGCATCATTTGCAAATTCAGCAATCCAGAACTTGAGACTCAACTACCAGCAGATGGGGTTGTCAGGTACCATTGATGTTCTATCGTCGATGACACAGTTAAATCAGGTTTGGCTCATGGGGAATCAGTTTACTGGCTCAATTCCAGATTTCTCAAAATGCGAGTTTTTGTTCGATTTACAGCTAAGAGAAAACAAGTTTACAGGGATTGTGCCAGCCTCCTTGATAACACTTCCTCGTTTGCTAAATGTTTCTTTATCAAACAACAAACTGCAAGGTCCTGTCCCCGAGTTTCCAAGCAATATTTCGTTAGATATCGATGCTAACAATTTTTGTGTGGCGACTCCTGGTGTTCCTTGTAATCCACAGGTGAAAACAATGCTGGAAATTGCAGGTGCTGTGGAATATCAGGAGATACTGTCCGATTCTTGGCGAGGAAATGACCCTTGCAGTAATTGGGCATTCGTTACCTGCGATGAACAGAATATTAGCACCATCAACTTTGGAAAGCAACATTTTTCAGGAACTATATCTCCAGCATTTGTCAATCTTACAGCTTTGACGAATTTGTATCTGAACGATAATAACTTGACAGGTTCCATTCCTGATAGCTTGACAAAATTGACTCAACTCAAGGTTCTTGATGTCTCCAATAACAATCTTTATGGGAAAATCCCAGCTTTTTCATCTTCAGTGAAGTTGATTGCAAGGCCAGGGAATCCCTCCCTTGGGATAGACACAGGTTCAGGTGGGAATTCTACTGGAAAAGGAAGTAGAGGTAATTGGGTATTGCCATCTGTAATTTCTGGTGCTTTTATTGCTGTTATCTCCTTCATTGCTTTTGGTTTGTTGGTGCTGTTCAAGTATAATGGGGTGTCAAGGAAAGTGAACCATCAGGAGAACGTGACTGCACAAGCCAAGCAAAAGAATTGTCATGTTATTGGGGGACATGCTGATTTTTCGATGCAACTTATTCGACAAGTGACCGATAATTTTAGTGAGAACAATATTTTGGGTAAGGGAGGTTTTGGTGTGGTTTATAAAGGTGAATTGCAGGAAGGAACTAAAATTGCTGTGAAGAGGATGAAAGCTACAACAATGGCTAACACGAAAGGAATGAATGAGTTTCAAGCTGAGATAGCAATGCTTTCAAAAGTAAGGCACAGGCACTTGGTTTCTCTTTTGGGTTACTGTGTACATGGCATTGAGGGTTTCTTGGTCTATGAGTACATGCCTCGGGGGACTCTGGCACAACATTTGTTTGAATGGCGTGAACGCGGATACCCTCCTCTTACCTGGAAGCAGAGGGTCAGCATTGCACTGGATGTGGCGCGAGGAGTGGAATACCTGCACAGTTTAGCTCAACAGAGTCTGAGTTTCATTCATAGAGATCTGAAGCCTTCAAATATACTTCTTGGGGATGATATGAGGGCTAAGGTCTCTGACTTCGGTTTCGTTAAAAATGCACCAGATGGAAAGAATTCTTTGGTGACAAGAGTGGCAGGAACATTTGGCTATCTTGCACCTGAATATGCTAGTAAGTGAAGGCTTAAATATATTCAAGATGCTGAATTCTCTTCCTTTATCCTTATATGCTTCTCCATTCCAGTCTCTATAAAAAATTTTCCTGTGgcctgccaaaattttgaattatgttGAACTAACGAAGTTTTCAGTTTTCTTTGTTCTAATGTGAAATTAGTTACTGGACAGAAACTGGAAAAGTGACAAGGAAGGTGGATGTTTATGCATTTGGAGCAATTTTGATGGAGATGATTACAGGTAAAAAAGCAATAGATGATACAATGGAAGAGGAAGGGTGGATGCATATGCATTTGGTGACATGGTTCCGCGAGGTCCTGATAAACAAGGAGAACATCTCAAATGCAATTGACCAAGCCATCAATCCAGACGAGGAGACCTTAGGGAGCATTTGCGTAGTGGCTGAATTAGCAGGGCATTGCACCACCCCTAACCGCGACCAAAGACCAGACATGGGCCATGCAGTCTATGTCTTGGCACCTCTTGTAGAACCGTGGAAACCTACCAGCCAGGAAGAAGAGGATCAACACACTTTTGAAGTTCCACAATGTATCTTGAACTTGGAAAACAACATATAGGAAGTTTAGTACACTTATGCTAATGCTATTCAGGCATTAATTAAAACTTACAGGGTAacatttaattcttaattttttaactttttattaaaCATATTTTAATCTAAGGCAGAAGAAACAAAATGGATTGAAACTTGAAAACATTTCAGAGAACTACTAcatcatttaattgaaattaaaagagttCACTAGCATATTTATTatgaattataaaatataatttcattttttaattaatcatttttattaatcttatgAGTTAATaagtttgtatatatatatatatatatatatatatatatatatatatatatataatgtaaaaaaaaaaaaatagagtgtgtttttatttttatgaataaGTATTTTCGAATttattttgaagtttgatgacatATTTTAATGACGACTAACTTTCATAACTTATAAATATCAAAAGTTAGCTTTTGCAAATTCAATTGATaacttttgttttttttatttaaatattttatgataaattatttaGTATTTTCAAGGTACATATAATTTCTCttacatatataaaattttatttatttcgcagaaaatattttttatatttttttaagtatttggcactacaaaaaattaataaaattttctgattaaataaaaaattaagttatttttaagaaaaattaccaCATTTCTCTCGTTATTTTCTATCTCAGCTGCTATTTTTCCTACACTTTCCTTCTTCTCAGTTGCCAATCAATCTATTCTTTTACTCTTCTTCTCCTCCTGAGCTCAGATGAGAACAGGTCATGACACTAATCATGGTAAATTCATCACTCCCTAAATCTGCAAAAACAGCAAATTGCCACTCTCGTTTCTTCAAGAACAATATCGTAATTGGACATGGCCATATCCCAGCTGTTCAAACATTATCCTGCTGTCAAGCTCCCATGAACAGGTTTTTAGATTTACTGAGATCAGCACCTAATAGCATTTTACTCATTTCTTCATTTCTCTCAAGATCTTCATTTCTCCATTTAATTGTCATTCGCTTCTGTTTTCCTCTTCCCTAGTCTCTCTGGGCTCATCACGCGGCATGCATCATCCTAGCTTCAGTCGTTCTTCGATCGCTTCTGTGTTCTTCCTCTGCCATCGCATGCGCGTTGGGATTGGCTTTCAAAGTTCAGTGGTTTATCCCCTCTTCTAGTGTCACATGCGCCTCTAGTACTCCACAGAGGAAGAGAACACAGCTGGTCCAGGACGAAATGGAAATCCTGTTGATTGCTGCCGCTTTTGTAAGATTGTTCGATTTAACAAATTCCTTGATTTTGTTAGCTTTACTTTTGAATTTCTTATCTTTTAATTTCTTAGCTTTGGTTTTTATTGTGTTAGTTTTGATTGTGCTTTTGTTTTCTGATTGTTTGCATCCTGTTGTGTAATCTGGATACCAGAGAGAATGGTTGAATCGACCGACCGAACCAAACTGAATAAATAAACATCAaatcaatttgatttgatttgtttTTATGTATAATTCAATTCAGTTCCGGCTCAAAATTGAACCAATCAATTGCACAGCCCGCTTTGTGATATCCAAGAATCTGCATTAAAAAATATCAGACAGAGAATTCATTTATCACTATTACAACAGTGACAAATGATGAACATGCATTCAGCTGCATATCCATCTCACCTCCACGCCAAACCTCAAAATCAGGCCAATC
This sequence is a window from Hevea brasiliensis isolate MT/VB/25A 57/8 chromosome 10, ASM3005281v1, whole genome shotgun sequence. Protein-coding genes within it:
- the LOC131169748 gene encoding receptor-like kinase TMK4 — translated: MLHPFFSLSFLSLLFSTTIADDSIAMSKLATALDLSVPQSWATDNNADYCKWNGIGCDASNRVVEIMLSNENLYGTLPSELSTLSHLQILYLQQNHLSGPLPSLANLSLLQELRLEDNSFSFIPQGFFQGLTSLTDFRISQNTNLDPWTIPVHIAESGSLIIFEATQANIEGTIPDMFASLPGLQNLDLAYNNLTGTLPASFANSAIQNLRLNYQQMGLSGTIDVLSSMTQLNQVWLMGNQFTGSIPDFSKCEFLFDLQLRENKFTGIVPASLITLPRLLNVSLSNNKLQGPVPEFPSNISLDIDANNFCVATPGVPCNPQVKTMLEIAGAVEYQEILSDSWRGNDPCSNWAFVTCDEQNISTINFGKQHFSGTISPAFVNLTALTNLYLNDNNLTGSIPDSLTKLTQLKVLDVSNNNLYGKIPAFSSSVKLIARPGNPSLGIDTGSGGNSTGKGSRGNWVLPSVISGAFIAVISFIAFGLLVLFKYNGVSRKVNHQENVTAQAKQKNCHVIGGHADFSMQLIRQVTDNFSENNILGKGGFGVVYKGELQEGTKIAVKRMKATTMANTKGMNEFQAEIAMLSKVRHRHLVSLLGYCVHGIEGFLVYEYMPRGTLAQHLFEWRERGYPPLTWKQRVSIALDVARGVEYLHSLAQQSLSFIHRDLKPSNILLGDDMRAKVSDFGFVKNAPDGKNSLVTRVAGTFGYLAPEYAKTGKVTRKVDVYAFGAILMEMITGKKAIDDTMEEEGWMHMHLVTWFREVLINKENISNAIDQAINPDEETLGSICVVAELAGHCTTPNRDQRPDMGHAVYVLAPLVEPWKPTSQEEEDQHTFEVPQCILNLENNI